One genomic segment of Desmodus rotundus isolate HL8 chromosome 5, HLdesRot8A.1, whole genome shotgun sequence includes these proteins:
- the RNF181 gene encoding E3 ubiquitin-protein ligase RNF181, protein MASYFDEHDCEPTDPEQEARTNMLLELARSLFNSMDFEGLGLVVDWDHHLPPPAAKTVVENLPRTVIRGSRSELKCPVCLLEFEEEETAIEMPCHHFFHSNCILPWLNKTNSCPLCRHELPTDDETYEEHRRDKARKQQQKHRLENLHGAMYT, encoded by the exons ATGGCGTCCTACTTTGATGAACACGACTGCGAGCCCACCGACCCCGAGCAGGAGGCCCGAACCAACATGCTGCTGGAGCTCGCGAG GTCACTTTTCAATAGTATGGACTTTGAAGGCTTGGGATTGGTAGTAGATTGGGATCAccacctgcctccacctgctgccAAGACTGTGGTTGAGAACCTTCCCAGGACAGTCATCAGGGGCTCTCGGTCTG AGCTCAAGTGCCCCGTGTGTCTTTTGGAATTTGAGGAGGAGGAGACTGCCATTGAGATGCCTTGCCACCACTTCTTCCATTCCAACtgtattctgccctggctgaacAAG ACAAATTCCTGCCCCCTCTGCCGCCATGAGCTACCCACAGATGACGAGACTTACGAGGAGCACAGACGAGATAAG GCTCgcaagcagcagcagaagcaccGACTGGAGAACCTGCATGGAGCCATGTACACATGA
- the VAMP5 gene encoding vesicle-associated membrane protein 5 has translation MAGKELERCQQQADEVTEIMLKNYDKVLEREGKLADLEQRSDQLLDMSSAFSKTTKTLAQKKRWENIRWRIYLGLVVGGGLLIILIVLLVIFLPQKSEGGSASQGQGAGTASRPGD, from the exons GCAGGGAAAGAGTTGGAGCGGTGCCAGCAGCAGGCGGACGAGGTGACGGAAATCATGCTCAAGAACTATGACAAGGTCCTGGAGCGCGAGGGGAAACTGGCGGATCTGGAGCAGCGTTCAGACCAACTCCTGGACATG AGCTCAGCTTTCAGCAAGACAACCAAGACCCTGGCCCAGAAGAAGCGCTGGGAGAACATCCGTTGGCGTATCTACCTGGGGCTGGTGGTGGGCGGTGGCCTGCTTATCATCCTGATTGTGTTGCTGGTCATCTTTCTCCCACAGAAAAGTGAGGGTGGCAGTGCCTCACAAGGCCAGGGTGCAGGTACTGCCTCGAGGCCTGGGGACTGA